From Candidatus Eisenbacteria bacterium:
ATGAGAACTATTTGTGATCCGGCCAGTTTTCCCAGGAAGGGGTGGAAAAGATGAAACTGATGAGCTGGTTTTTCATTCTAATGCTTGTTTTTGCCGTATGTTTGTCGGGTTGCGCAAAGCAGGTGCCGAAGCCAAAGGAGATCACTGCGGCCACGCCCAGCAAGGAAGTTGAGAAGGCTGAGCTGGGAGATATCGAAGAAGCAGAGCTTGACACTCTGGCCGAACCTGTCCAGGGCGTTAAGGATACTTCAGTAGTGAAGACCGGAACCGGCTCCCCGGCTTGGTCACAGAGCCGTCAGACCGGCTTTTCCGTTCAGGTGTTCGCATCCTCGACGTCCGACGGTGCAGTCACGTTCGCAAGTGAAGCGAGAGGGAGATTCTCCCAGCCAGTCTTCATTGTATTTGAAGAGGGATTGTACAAAGTGAGAGTCGGAGGTTGTCTGTCAAGACAGGAGGCTGATGAGCTAAAAGCGCGGGCACGGGATATGGGGTATGCGGATAGTTGGGTTGTTGCGCCCGGCGTTGAGCCCCAAAAATAAATGATGTTGCCTGCCATTTGCATTTTTGAGGACGAACGTTTCTCACAGTTCTATCCTCTTTCGCTAACCAGACCGGTCTACGAGCTCCACTGCGGAATCATCTCTCTCAGGGAGAAGATCGAAAAGCGGCTGCCAAGCCTGAGAGTCTGTCTTCACGCGAGGCCTTATCTTTCTCAAGTTCTTTCATCGGCAACTCCGAACCCGGTCAACAAATTCCAGAAA
This genomic window contains:
- a CDS encoding SPOR domain-containing protein — translated: MKLMSWFFILMLVFAVCLSGCAKQVPKPKEITAATPSKEVEKAELGDIEEAELDTLAEPVQGVKDTSVVKTGTGSPAWSQSRQTGFSVQVFASSTSDGAVTFASEARGRFSQPVFIVFEEGLYKVRVGGCLSRQEADELKARARDMGYADSWVVAPGVEPQK